The Ciceribacter thiooxidans genome window below encodes:
- a CDS encoding ATP-binding protein gives MQQTGSNHVGSVMARNIGRMTAFMLVVTFTAPFAAYYVASGAAVSALESQLQRSLVLTNRAIATEVERFRYLPLVVGEDARVRALASSGQDHAVLDAANSYLQTVVAQAGASELYVLDSHGVTLAASNFATPESFISHNYSFRPYFQDALRTGEGRYYAIGVTTKKPGYFLSSRIDIPGGPPIIVVVKADLQPLEVTWEAAGVQTAIADRWGIVFLSGNPDWKYRPLSPLSGEAAKRVAAERTYDGANLDEARPILPTGVVPPANGAEAPALRVDGEGQRLLAKFSSIEPDSWTVLAATSTADIAKLAGFWALAALIAGLIATGALYFLHQRALLIRMRLRQGEILELKVAERTQDLAREIDIRKRTEDELRRTQEGLIHSEKMAALGRMSTAIVHEVSQPLAALEATLATAGVLAEKEDAGKVGERILDARALVKRMQRTVKHLKTFGRKGASELEAVDVDAVIRNAIDLAMPRAKAIGVVPTIEARGQAPVVTAVGVKLEQVMLNLLLNALDAVEGRPAPSITVRRAADATAVSVTVIDNGTGIAPEHRDRVAEPFFTTKLTGEGLGLGLSIATAIVREFGGEITFSEATGGGTMATMSMPVSKRSAPPLEAAQ, from the coding sequence ATGCAACAGACAGGTTCCAATCACGTCGGCTCGGTGATGGCGCGTAACATCGGCAGAATGACTGCCTTCATGCTGGTGGTGACCTTCACCGCACCCTTTGCCGCCTATTACGTGGCGAGTGGTGCGGCGGTCAGCGCACTGGAGTCACAGCTCCAGCGCAGCCTGGTGCTGACGAACAGGGCGATCGCCACCGAAGTCGAGCGGTTCCGTTATCTCCCGCTGGTGGTCGGGGAGGATGCGCGCGTCCGTGCGCTGGCGAGTTCAGGGCAGGACCACGCCGTTCTCGACGCGGCAAACTCCTATCTGCAGACCGTCGTCGCGCAGGCAGGCGCGTCCGAGCTTTACGTGCTCGATAGCCACGGCGTGACGCTTGCCGCCAGTAACTTTGCGACCCCCGAGAGCTTCATCAGTCATAACTATAGCTTTCGCCCTTATTTTCAGGATGCGCTCCGCACGGGAGAAGGCAGATACTATGCAATCGGCGTCACGACAAAGAAGCCCGGCTACTTCCTGAGCTCCCGGATCGATATCCCCGGCGGCCCGCCGATCATCGTCGTCGTGAAGGCCGATCTTCAACCACTCGAGGTGACCTGGGAAGCCGCCGGCGTCCAGACTGCCATCGCTGACCGCTGGGGTATTGTCTTTCTTTCCGGTAACCCGGACTGGAAATACCGTCCTCTTTCGCCGCTTTCAGGGGAGGCCGCAAAGCGGGTCGCGGCGGAGAGAACCTATGACGGGGCGAACCTGGACGAGGCCAGGCCGATCCTTCCTACAGGAGTCGTCCCGCCGGCGAATGGGGCCGAGGCGCCGGCGCTTCGCGTCGACGGCGAAGGACAAAGGCTCCTCGCCAAGTTCTCGTCGATCGAGCCGGACAGCTGGACCGTACTCGCGGCCACCAGCACCGCCGACATTGCCAAGCTCGCCGGTTTCTGGGCCCTTGCCGCACTCATCGCCGGTCTCATCGCAACGGGCGCCCTTTATTTTCTCCATCAGCGGGCGCTGCTGATCCGGATGCGCCTGCGCCAGGGCGAAATCCTGGAGCTCAAGGTCGCGGAACGAACGCAGGACCTTGCTCGGGAGATCGACATCCGCAAGCGGACCGAGGACGAACTGCGCCGCACACAGGAGGGGCTCATCCATTCCGAGAAGATGGCAGCGCTCGGGCGGATGTCGACGGCCATCGTGCATGAAGTGAGCCAGCCGCTCGCGGCACTCGAGGCGACACTGGCGACGGCCGGCGTCCTGGCCGAAAAGGAGGACGCGGGGAAGGTCGGAGAACGGATCCTTGATGCGCGTGCACTCGTCAAGCGCATGCAGCGGACGGTCAAGCATCTGAAGACCTTCGGCCGGAAGGGTGCTTCCGAACTCGAGGCGGTCGATGTCGACGCCGTCATCCGCAATGCGATCGATCTCGCAATGCCGCGAGCAAAGGCGATCGGCGTCGTACCGACAATCGAGGCTCGAGGTCAAGCGCCCGTCGTCACCGCGGTTGGCGTCAAGCTGGAGCAGGTGATGCTGAACCTGCTCCTCAACGCACTCGACGCCGTCGAAGGCCGGCCCGCGCCGTCAATCACCGTCAGGCGGGCCGCCGATGCGACGGCAGTGTCTGTTACTGTTATCGACAACGGGACTGGTATCGCACCAGAACATCGAGATCGTGTTGCCGAGCCGTTCTTTACCACCAAGCTGACAGGCGAGGGGCTCGGGCTGGGGCTTTCCATTGCGACGGCGATCGTGCGGGAATTCGGCGGTGAAATCACCTTTTCCGAGGCCACGGGAGGCGGAACCATGGCGACGATGTCGATGCCGGTGAGCAAGCGGTCGGCGCCTCCGCTCGAGGCCGCACAATGA
- a CDS encoding DUF1850 domain-containing protein translates to MTTSVCLIAGGKAMVVAAGVFTLGWTHSVEKTEWQERWSATEKGLVLQEARVQGSGAGMEPGDGARREGKWWVWTPTLQPLPELVLAASGATVSGWRLCDADGCRELARRAQEPIVLRPCD, encoded by the coding sequence ATGACCACATCGGTCTGCCTCATTGCTGGCGGGAAGGCGATGGTCGTTGCCGCCGGTGTCTTTACGCTCGGCTGGACCCACTCGGTCGAAAAGACCGAGTGGCAGGAACGCTGGTCGGCAACGGAAAAGGGGCTGGTTCTCCAGGAAGCCCGCGTCCAAGGTTCGGGCGCCGGAATGGAGCCCGGTGACGGCGCTCGCCGCGAGGGAAAATGGTGGGTGTGGACGCCGACCCTCCAACCACTTCCCGAACTGGTCCTCGCAGCTTCGGGGGCGACTGTCTCGGGTTGGCGGCTTTGCGATGCCGATGGGTGCCGTGAGCTCGCACGACGGGCGCAGGAGCCGATCGTTCTGCGACCTTGCGACTGA
- a CDS encoding TRAP transporter permease, with translation MHDTINTQEQAASAELHGHAAATQAFPKTWDGRLLFGIALAFSVFQIATAAHLVDLPSQIVRAVHVGFVTVLVFPLLAVVSRRGGIAKAIAWAMALLGATVAFYQCYEYSELIIRAGDPLPRDIVVGVVALGVVFAAAWALMGPALPIITGLFLAYALFGEYLPPPLDHRGYDFTQVIDHMAYGTEGIYGIPTFVSSTYIFLFILFGAFLERAGMIKLFNDVSLSFVGDKRGGAAKVAIISSGLMGTISGSGVANVVTTGQFTIPLMKKFGYRAAFAGGVEATASMGGQIMPPVMGAVAFIMAETLGVEYHEIVKAAIIPAILYFASAFWMVHLEAGKYGLLGLPKMELPSARAAIVEQWYLILPLAALVWLLFSGYTPLFAGTVGLAFTVLLILGSSVALGLPSSVIRVVFWVGLGLVAAAFFQFGMGVVLAALAVLIAINAFSQGGRETLVTCRDALAEGAKTALPVATACALVGIIIGTMTLTGAANTFGQFIVSVGDKSLFLSLLLTMVTCLVLGMGIPTIPNYIITSSIAGPALLELGVPLIVSHMFVFYFGILADLTPPVALACFAAAPIARESGLKIAIQAIKVAAAGFVIPFMAVYSPALMLQDGGAMAAAVGYPVAVAYVVAKTGLAIGLWGAAVIGFVVVRLSAMERLLAAAAAFTLLAALPMTDEVGFALSALFAVWIWRRGRQVAARSLSGAA, from the coding sequence ATGCACGACACGATCAATACACAAGAGCAGGCCGCATCGGCGGAACTGCACGGGCACGCCGCCGCAACCCAGGCGTTTCCAAAGACCTGGGACGGTCGCCTCCTTTTCGGGATTGCGCTCGCCTTTTCGGTTTTCCAGATCGCGACCGCTGCGCATCTGGTTGACCTGCCGAGCCAGATCGTGCGCGCCGTCCACGTCGGCTTCGTCACGGTACTGGTCTTTCCGTTGCTGGCCGTGGTTTCGCGGCGCGGGGGCATCGCCAAGGCGATTGCCTGGGCTATGGCCCTCCTCGGTGCGACAGTCGCCTTCTACCAATGCTATGAGTACAGTGAACTGATCATTCGCGCCGGTGATCCGCTACCGCGCGACATCGTGGTCGGCGTCGTTGCGCTCGGAGTTGTGTTTGCTGCTGCCTGGGCGCTTATGGGTCCGGCCTTGCCGATCATAACCGGCCTGTTCCTCGCCTACGCCCTGTTCGGAGAGTACCTGCCGCCGCCGCTCGACCATCGTGGTTACGACTTTACGCAGGTGATCGACCACATGGCCTATGGAACCGAAGGCATCTACGGAATTCCGACCTTTGTGTCCTCGACCTACATCTTCCTGTTCATTCTTTTCGGCGCTTTCCTCGAAAGGGCGGGGATGATCAAGCTCTTCAACGACGTCTCACTGAGCTTCGTCGGTGACAAGCGGGGTGGTGCAGCGAAAGTCGCGATCATTTCCTCAGGGCTGATGGGCACGATCTCGGGATCCGGAGTGGCCAATGTCGTGACGACCGGGCAGTTCACCATCCCTCTTATGAAGAAGTTCGGCTATCGCGCCGCCTTTGCCGGCGGTGTCGAGGCGACAGCCTCGATGGGCGGGCAGATCATGCCGCCGGTGATGGGCGCGGTTGCCTTCATCATGGCCGAAACGCTCGGCGTCGAGTATCACGAGATCGTCAAGGCGGCGATCATTCCGGCAATCCTCTATTTCGCATCGGCCTTCTGGATGGTTCATCTCGAGGCGGGCAAGTACGGCCTTCTCGGCCTTCCAAAAATGGAATTGCCATCGGCAAGGGCCGCGATCGTTGAACAGTGGTACCTGATCCTGCCCTTGGCGGCGCTCGTCTGGTTGCTGTTTTCGGGTTATACGCCATTGTTTGCAGGAACGGTCGGTCTTGCCTTCACCGTTCTGCTCATCCTCGGCAGTTCGGTGGCGCTCGGTCTTCCCTCTAGCGTGATCCGGGTCGTCTTCTGGGTGGGGCTCGGTCTTGTCGCGGCAGCCTTCTTCCAGTTCGGCATGGGTGTCGTACTCGCCGCTCTCGCCGTACTGATCGCCATCAACGCCTTCTCGCAGGGCGGTCGGGAGACGCTCGTCACCTGTCGGGATGCGCTGGCGGAGGGCGCAAAAACCGCCTTGCCCGTGGCGACGGCCTGTGCGCTTGTCGGTATCATCATCGGAACGATGACTTTGACGGGAGCCGCCAACACATTCGGCCAATTCATCGTCTCGGTCGGTGACAAGAGCCTGTTCCTTTCGCTCTTGCTTACCATGGTAACCTGTCTCGTGCTCGGCATGGGCATACCGACGATCCCGAACTACATCATCACGTCGTCGATCGCCGGCCCGGCTCTTCTGGAACTCGGTGTCCCGCTCATCGTCAGCCACATGTTCGTCTTCTACTTCGGCATTCTCGCCGACCTCACGCCACCGGTCGCGCTCGCCTGCTTTGCAGCGGCTCCGATTGCGCGTGAAAGTGGACTGAAGATCGCAATTCAGGCGATCAAGGTCGCGGCGGCCGGTTTCGTCATCCCGTTCATGGCGGTCTATTCGCCGGCACTCATGCTTCAGGACGGTGGAGCCATGGCGGCAGCAGTCGGCTATCCGGTAGCGGTCGCCTATGTCGTCGCGAAAACCGGCCTTGCGATCGGACTTTGGGGGGCGGCGGTCATCGGCTTCGTCGTCGTGCGGCTATCGGCAATGGAAAGACTTCTGGCTGCTGCCGCGGCGTTCACCCTTCTGGCCGCCTTGCCGATGACAGACGAGGTCGGTTTTGCTCTCTCGGCATTGTTCGCTGTCTGGATCTGGCGTCGAGGCCGGCAGGTGGCGGCAAGGTCGCTGTCGGGTGCGGCATGA